The Amphiura filiformis chromosome 12, Afil_fr2py, whole genome shotgun sequence genome includes a region encoding these proteins:
- the LOC140165362 gene encoding uncharacterized protein yields MFSCEVSQIISRIFSSSFLFIILTARYVYSSYSNNESTRQSQMFRDRPHSRLKSATESWIGIHTSLNEEVDTGAPSIYDFFELPVSTRTSLERVAFTSTKPTYIPTFHKLRITKEEREEIDIFKRQVPGLNVPISACSSRSNWETLNTAVDVNSNGVAVGRNQYFWITRCIAEGSQCHGFTKTATKSSECRPEYKWQLAWGKPEGQTRYRWLHIAVPTCCSCAVTFDTRPTGGVQGIK; encoded by the exons TTACGGCAAGATATGTGTATAGTAGTTACTCAAACAACGAATCAACACGGCAATCACag ATGTTCAGAGACCGACCGCACAGTCGACTTAAGTCAGCAACAGAATCATGGATTGGTATACATACTTCTCTAAATGAAGAAGTGGACACTGGTGCACCAagcatttatgatttttttgaactTCCAGTTAGCACAAGAACTAGTCTAGAGAGAGTTGCCTTTACGTCTACCAAACCCACATATATACctacttttcataaattaagaATAACAAAAGAAGAACGAGAAGAAATAGATATATTTAAG CGTCAAGTACCTGGGCTCAACGTCCCAATAAGCGCATGCAGCAGTAGAAGTAACTGGGAGACTTTAAACACAGCCGTAGATGTTAATAGTAATGGGGTGGCCGTCGGTCGTAATCAATATTTCTGGATAACCCGATGTATCGCTGAAGGCAGTCAATGTCACGGCTTTACAAAAACAGCTACAAAGTCTAGCGAATGTAGACCGGAATACAAGTGGCAATTGGCTTGGGGTAAACCGGAAGGTCAAACCAGGTATAGATGGCTTCATATAGCTGTACCCACGTGTTGCTCTTGTGCAGTGACTTTTGATACACGACCCACAGGTGGTGTGCAAGGTATTAAATGA